The Vicia villosa cultivar HV-30 ecotype Madison, WI unplaced genomic scaffold, Vvil1.0 ctg.000286F_1_1, whole genome shotgun sequence genome includes a region encoding these proteins:
- the LOC131626395 gene encoding vascular-related unknown protein 1-like: MDHSLKSSRGKVVPTTTTTTTNNPNSQEESGWTTYFDDFSKGIEPSYCSGGGSSLVSDAASYAAWKLSHHHNHVVSSKLPKKLCFKKTRSKIISDDDPLEDTASSPVNSPKVRDLSPNEIASRKIDDQLQAGSMGKGLTSSDNHSELLQIDDKIGFEFNEKNIDCIELKKRGLCLVPLSLLVNYLG; encoded by the exons ATGGATCATTCTCTGAAATCATCAAGAGGCAAAGTAGTACCTACCACCACCACCACAACCACCAATAATCCAAATTCTCAAGAAGAAAGTGGATGGACaacttactttgatgatttctcAAAAGGCATAGAACCAAGTTATTGTTCAGGTGGTGGTTCTTCTTTGGTTTCAGATGCTGCTTCTTATGCTGCATGGAAATTATCTCATCATCATAATCATGTTGTTTCATCCAAGTTGCCAAAGAAGCTTTGTTTCAAGAAAACAAGATCCAAAATTATTTCAGATGATGACCCTTTAGAGGACACTGCTAGCTCTCCAGTCAATAGTCCTAAG GTGAGAGACTTGAGTCCAAATGAAATTGCTTCTAGGAAGATTGATGATCAACTACAAGCAGGTTCTATG GGTAAAGGGTTAACATCATCTGATAATCACTCAGAGTTGCTGCAGATAGATGATAAGATTGGATTTGAATTTAATGAAAAGAATATTGATTGCATAGAATTGAAGAAAAGAGGGCTTTGCTTGGTTCCTTTGTCTTTGTTGGTTAACTATTTGGGGTGA